From Sporohalobacter salinus, one genomic window encodes:
- the surE gene encoding 5'/3'-nucleotidase SurE, protein MKILVTNDDGIYADGIQQLVKALEKKPDNEVLIVAPDREQSAMGHAITLHRPLRVKEVDYQDIKAKSLAVNGTPADCVKLGIEAILEENPDIVISGINRGPNLGCDVLYSGTVSAAFEGILLGVPAIAVSLAAYDELDFTCAAEFVSELIDDLKERGLNNEVLLNVNIPFCSKEELEGVQITKLGNRNYVNTFDERIDPRGEVYYWMGGDIMEEDNDGETDVVAINKQRISITPIRLNLTDFEVMKELDQIDLELF, encoded by the coding sequence ATGAAAATTTTAGTTACTAATGATGATGGAATTTATGCTGATGGAATTCAGCAGTTAGTCAAAGCATTAGAGAAGAAGCCAGATAATGAAGTATTAATAGTAGCTCCTGATAGAGAACAGAGTGCTATGGGACATGCTATTACTCTCCATCGACCACTGCGGGTAAAAGAAGTTGATTATCAGGACATTAAAGCAAAGAGCTTGGCTGTTAATGGAACGCCTGCTGATTGTGTTAAATTAGGAATTGAGGCCATTTTAGAGGAAAATCCTGATATAGTTATTTCTGGTATAAATCGAGGGCCTAATTTAGGTTGTGATGTTCTTTATTCTGGTACTGTATCGGCAGCATTTGAGGGAATATTATTGGGAGTACCTGCTATTGCAGTTTCTTTAGCAGCTTATGATGAGTTGGACTTTACTTGTGCTGCTGAATTTGTTTCGGAATTAATAGATGACTTAAAAGAAAGAGGGTTAAATAATGAAGTATTATTAAATGTTAATATTCCATTTTGTAGTAAGGAAGAATTAGAAGGAGTTCAGATTACTAAGTTAGGTAATAGGAATTATGTTAATACTTTTGATGAGCGAATAGATCCACGTGGTGAGGTTTATTATTGGATGGGCGGTGATATTATGGAGGAGGATAATGATGGAGAAACTGATGTAGTAGCTATTAATAAACAGCGAATTTCAATTACTCCTATTAGACTTAACTTGACTGATTTTGAAGTTATGAAAGAATTGGATCAGATAGATTTAGAACTTTTTTAG
- a CDS encoding DEAD/DEAH box helicase → MAINQRVVTNDLVVLDELKDFWAERNFALYPHQIETAQRVINDFNGRALLADEVGLGKTIEAGLILKEYILRGEVETVLILTPASLSYQWWVELTNKFDIDIFNNRKGKGWHYFNHQIASIDLAKRERHAEVIYKRDFDMVIVDEAHKLKNSDTLNWKFVNNLSPEYMLFLTATPVQNELEELYNLVSLLRPELFKNYESEALKQNLDQVMIRNERTDSELEFTDRDVKLLPLELNSREQQLYNGITDLVSQEYKRYKEENKNLLHLITLQREICSSSFAVIGTLQNFLESASEELVPKVEELLQLAKEIQINQKVQVVEELLKEIDGQAVIFTEYLATQNYICYYLYQRGLMPVKFDGTLNDTQKERAKRFFAEKGDVLVSTAAGRQGINLQFCNVIINYDLPWNPMNLEQRIGRVHRLGQTEEVKIYNLCTKDTIEEKIVNLLHEKIDLFESVVGNLDRIVNNSKSHNLDRSILEIVVNKEGEELKKNLEELLIKQIK, encoded by the coding sequence ATGGCTATTAATCAACGAGTAGTTACAAATGATTTAGTTGTTTTAGATGAACTAAAAGATTTCTGGGCAGAAAGAAATTTTGCTTTATATCCTCATCAGATAGAGACAGCACAGCGAGTGATTAATGATTTTAATGGCAGAGCACTATTAGCTGATGAAGTGGGGTTAGGTAAGACAATTGAAGCTGGATTAATATTAAAAGAATATATTTTGCGCGGTGAAGTAGAAACGGTACTGATTTTGACACCTGCTTCACTAAGTTATCAATGGTGGGTAGAATTAACTAATAAGTTTGATATTGATATCTTCAATAATCGCAAGGGTAAAGGTTGGCATTACTTTAATCATCAAATTGCTTCTATAGATTTGGCTAAAAGAGAACGTCATGCAGAAGTGATTTATAAAAGAGATTTTGATATGGTAATTGTTGATGAGGCTCATAAATTGAAGAATAGTGATACACTAAATTGGAAGTTTGTAAATAATTTATCTCCAGAGTATATGTTGTTTTTGACAGCAACCCCAGTTCAGAATGAATTAGAGGAATTATATAATCTTGTTTCTCTCTTAAGACCTGAGTTATTTAAAAATTATGAGTCTGAAGCGTTGAAGCAGAACTTAGATCAGGTCATGATTAGGAATGAACGCACTGATTCAGAATTGGAGTTTACTGATCGGGATGTGAAACTGCTTCCTTTAGAATTAAATTCACGAGAACAGCAGCTTTATAATGGAATTACTGATTTAGTTAGTCAGGAGTATAAACGCTATAAAGAGGAAAACAAGAATTTACTTCATCTTATTACCTTACAGAGAGAGATTTGCAGCAGTTCTTTTGCAGTGATTGGAACTTTGCAGAATTTTTTAGAATCGGCATCTGAAGAATTAGTACCAAAGGTAGAAGAATTACTTCAATTAGCAAAAGAGATTCAGATTAATCAGAAGGTGCAGGTAGTAGAAGAATTACTAAAGGAAATTGATGGACAAGCTGTTATTTTTACTGAATATCTGGCTACTCAGAATTATATCTGTTACTATTTATATCAGCGCGGACTTATGCCTGTTAAATTTGATGGAACTTTAAATGATACTCAAAAAGAACGAGCTAAACGTTTCTTTGCTGAGAAAGGAGATGTCTTAGTTAGTACTGCTGCTGGTCGTCAGGGGATTAATCTTCAGTTTTGTAATGTAATTATTAATTATGATCTACCATGGAATCCAATGAATTTAGAGCAGCGTATTGGTCGAGTTCATCGTCTAGGTCAGACAGAAGAAGTAAAAATCTATAATCTCTGTACCAAAGATACGATCGAAGAAAAAATAGTAAATCTTTTGCATGAAAAAATTGATCTCTTTGAGTCAGTAGTTGGTAATTTAGATAGAATAGTTAATAATTCAAAATCCCATAACTTGGATAGAAGTATTCTAGAGATTGTTGTTAATAAAGAAGGAGAAGAACTAAAAAAGAATCTTGAAGAACTACTGATAAAGCAAATTAAATAG
- a CDS encoding TIGR04086 family membrane protein → MSRYSSSDLDQSTLSVKRVFKGIVISFILLLIVSITIGFIVVFINIDDLIIQRVLIIFNYLSILVAAFLTGLNVEGNGWLNGSLVGLGHILLILVFSLMWVETLFTVGSLIMITLGSVTGLIGGMAGINFKD, encoded by the coding sequence ATGAGTAGATATTCTAGTTCGGATTTAGATCAATCGACTTTATCGGTGAAAAGAGTATTTAAGGGAATAGTTATTAGTTTTATATTACTACTGATTGTAAGTATTACTATTGGATTTATAGTTGTTTTTATTAATATAGATGATTTAATAATTCAGAGAGTATTAATTATATTCAATTATCTATCAATTTTAGTTGCTGCTTTCCTAACTGGCCTCAATGTGGAAGGCAATGGTTGGTTGAACGGTAGTTTAGTGGGACTGGGACATATTTTATTGATTCTTGTGTTTAGTCTAATGTGGGTAGAAACTTTATTTACTGTAGGGAGTCTAATTATGATTACTCTCGGTTCAGTAACGGGATTGATTGGGGGAATGGCTGGAATTAATTTTAAAGATTAA